One segment of Primulina tabacum isolate GXHZ01 chromosome 14, ASM2559414v2, whole genome shotgun sequence DNA contains the following:
- the LOC142523960 gene encoding uncharacterized protein LOC142523960: MSEEGSFYNYLAEAQGRKEVEGSFLVGGFVLPLQIFDYECYPSVAQKLARRRDVDGLMLPMMFQWVTKTWASNRAPTGVEIAAAFGDCPIDDCLGFLTPTPEELVAPYYTTGHFVDSAPDAVITRVLELWRQGQTVICSEHHVESPSVQPTHSAHSPPSDQPMHFGHSPPSVQHTPPAHVSPDVSGIRPGDLDRSSSRTSSPMRTGPRVYFGLNPSRRPSPLEHRFEQRLTALEDSVTSMHVKIAAEFIETRAFMRSINQALVDLKSSLTEQIRAGFAEMRSNMPVQEDIDYSIVYSRGRKRKASEANFGELILFIIFMFM; this comes from the exons ATGTCTGAAGAAGGATCTTTTTATAATTACCTCGCCGAGGCACAGGGCCGGAAAGAAGTTGAGGGCAGCTTCCTTGTCGGTGGTTTTGTTCTCCCTCTGCag ATCTTCGATTATGAATGTTATCCGAGCGTGGCACAGAAGTTAGCAAGGAGAAGAGATGTGGACGGTTTGATGTTGCCCATGATGTTTCAGTGGGTGACTAAGACGTGGGCGTCAAACCGTGCCCCAACTGGTGTTGAAATCGCTGCAGCCTTCGGTGATTGTCCTATAGAT GATTGTCTGGGATTTTTGACTCCTACTCCTGAGGAGCTAGTTGCACCGTATTATACGACCGGGCATTTTGTTGATTCTGCGCCTGATGCGGTGATCACTCGGGTACTCGAGCTCTGGAGGCAGGGTCAGACAGTCATATGTAGCGAGCACCATGTGGAGTCTCCCTCAGTCCAGCCCACGCATTCTGCACATTCACCTCCCTCTGACCAGCCCATGCATTTTGGACATTCACCTCCCTCTGTCCAGCACACGCCTCCTGCACATGTATCTCCTGACGTTTCCGGCATCCGTCCTGGTGATCTCGATAGATCCAGCTCTAGGACCAGTTCTCCTATGCGTACGGGTCCTAGAGTCTACTTTGGACTCAATCCCTCCCGCCGCCCATCACCCTTGGAGCATCGCTTCGAGCAGCGATTGACTGCGTTGGAGGATTCCGTTACGTCCATGCATGTGAAGATTGCAGCAGAATTTATTGAGACCAGAGCGTTTATGAGGAGTATAAATCAAGCTCTAGTTGACTTGAAATCGAGTTTGACTGAACAGATTAGAGCTGGTTTTGCTGAGATGAGGTCTAACATGCCAGTGCAGGAGGACATAGATTATAGCATAGTCTATAGCAGAGGACGGAAGAGGAAAGCATCTGAGGCAAATTTTGGtgagttaattttatttattatatttatgtttatgtag